In the Quercus lobata isolate SW786 chromosome 5, ValleyOak3.0 Primary Assembly, whole genome shotgun sequence genome, one interval contains:
- the LOC115991437 gene encoding uncharacterized protein LOC115991437 produces the protein MQREINELKRELSHVRRRHSLPNSKLSSEETDGASYRQRSKTPSSETFSHDKEYNHRRRYKSPPRRDLGNDAMNKALSQVSKSPFMQNIEGASLPRRFHQPTFTIYNGRINQVEHVSHFNQRMAVHSKDEALMCKVFPSSLGLVAMRWFNGLRENSIDSFKKLTRAFGARFITCSKVPLPLGSLLSMSIREGETLKAYFNRYWEMFNKIDEDYDDVAISTFKAGLLAEHDLRKSLTGKPVTSVRQLMDRIDKYRRVEEDQIQGKGNAKVIPQERRNFRSNRYNNNQPRKDFVG, from the coding sequence ATGCAACGTGAAATCAATGAATTGAAGAGGGAATTGAGCCACGTACGGCGAAGACATTCATTGCCCAACTCCAAGCTGTCCTCTGAGGAGACAGATGGTGCTAGTTATAGACAGAGATCCAAAACTCCATCTAGTGAGACTTTCTCCCACGACAAGGAGTATAACCATAGACGTAGATATAAGAGCCCACCTCGCAGAGATCTAGggaacgatgccatgaacaaagcgtTGAGTCAAGTTTCTAAGTCACCCTTCATGCAAAATATAGAAGGTGCGAGTCTTCCTAGGCGATTCCATCAACCTACattcaccatttataatggtCGAATAAATCAAGTGGAACATGTCAGCCACTTCAATCAAAGGATGGCTGTTCATTCTAAAGATGAGGCTTTGATGTGTAAGGTCTTTCCATCTAGTTTGGGCCtagtggcgatgaggtggttcaatggtttGAGGGAGAATTCTATTGATTCCTTTAAGAAACTCACCCGAGCCTTTGGTGCTCGCTTCATTACTTGTAGCAAGGTTCCTCTGCCTTTGGGATCCTTGTTATCTATGTCCATACGGGAGGGGGAAACTCTGAAGGCCTACTTCAAtagatactgggagatgtttaacAAAATAGACGAAGACTATGATGATGTGGCCATTAGTACTTTCAAGGCTGGCCTCCTAGCCGAGCATGACCTGAGGAAGTCTCTGActggtaaacctgttaccagtgtgcgccaacttATGGATCGGATTGACAAGTACAGAAGGGTAGAGGAAGACCAAATACAGGGGAAAGGAAATGCTAaggtgatccctcaggagaggaggaaTTTTAGGTCGAACCGGTACAACAATAACCAACCTCGGAAAGATTTTGTTGGGTAG